A single window of Nocardia sp. NBC_01327 DNA harbors:
- a CDS encoding helix-turn-helix domain-containing protein, which translates to MSTPIAPPRGRGVARTGFVFGSLTSVATNVLHTFLPGVHMPASLALVIAARIGAAAWPIGLLLSIEVLARAQWRRGPAWAIARFGGAGTVALGSAVISYGHVRDVLLAWGYGHPAAEFGPLTLDGLMVVCGFALLSMTPTDTATTPVGRTRLNTTAVQAIRTVDPKPAVPREVSLTTQIEALTPPVRPAAEAVATASGHPESAAGHVDTTAVDEDTEVDNRRTRAQELHAQGWTHGRIAAELAVSKRTVRRYVATGADTEPSDGDHADNTPDTPEDNEVDTAATDPSVPVPGWLAALDTNHHDNHEGVLA; encoded by the coding sequence ATGAGCACTCCCATCGCCCCGCCCCGGGGCCGCGGGGTCGCACGGACCGGGTTCGTATTCGGGTCCCTGACGTCGGTGGCGACCAATGTTCTGCATACCTTCCTGCCCGGTGTTCATATGCCCGCGAGCTTGGCGCTGGTGATCGCGGCCCGAATCGGGGCGGCAGCCTGGCCGATCGGATTGCTGCTGAGCATCGAAGTACTCGCCCGCGCGCAATGGCGGCGCGGCCCCGCATGGGCGATAGCCCGGTTCGGCGGAGCGGGCACGGTCGCACTCGGTTCAGCGGTCATCTCTTACGGGCACGTCCGAGATGTGTTGCTGGCCTGGGGATACGGGCACCCCGCCGCCGAATTCGGGCCACTCACCCTAGATGGGCTGATGGTGGTGTGCGGGTTCGCGCTGCTGTCGATGACCCCGACCGACACCGCCACCACACCAGTCGGTCGAACCAGGTTGAACACCACAGCCGTGCAAGCGATCCGAACCGTCGATCCGAAACCTGCTGTTCCCCGGGAGGTTTCACTAACCACTCAGATCGAAGCGCTCACACCGCCGGTCCGCCCTGCCGCTGAGGCAGTGGCCACCGCGTCCGGACACCCCGAATCCGCTGCCGGACACGTGGACACGACTGCCGTGGATGAGGACACGGAGGTGGACAACCGGCGGACACGAGCGCAGGAGCTCCACGCGCAGGGGTGGACCCATGGCCGTATCGCGGCCGAGCTCGCGGTCAGCAAGCGGACAGTCCGCCGCTACGTGGCCACCGGGGCGGACACCGAACCCTCCGATGGTGACCACGCGGACAACACCCCGGACACCCCCGAGGACAACGAAGTGGACACAGCGGCCACCGATCCCAGCGTCCCGGTTCCCGGCTGGCTGGCCGCGCTCGACACCAACCACCACGACAACCACGAAGGAGTCCTCGCATGA
- a CDS encoding helix-turn-helix domain-containing protein: MPDEGGRFMTQRRSVDTRVPTGQLMSLRDAAALAQVDTKTIRRWIDGGHLRGYRMGPRLLRVERSELLAVAKPISVDLRGGAA, translated from the coding sequence ATGCCAGACGAAGGAGGCAGATTCATGACACAGAGGCGCAGCGTGGACACGCGCGTTCCAACAGGCCAGCTCATGAGCTTGCGGGACGCTGCGGCGTTGGCGCAAGTGGACACCAAGACGATTCGACGCTGGATCGATGGTGGCCACCTCAGGGGATACCGGATGGGACCGCGGCTACTTCGCGTGGAGCGGAGCGAACTACTCGCGGTGGCGAAGCCGATTTCGGTGGACCTGCGAGGTGGTGCAGCATGA
- a CDS encoding IS3 family transposase, giving the protein MAAECAAPQITGARTDITRMARLLSVSTSGFYAWCQRAAATVLTDRQQRRADLTVKIQVVHTDSDGTYGAPRITAELREQGDRVSEKTVAAIMAEIGLAGISPRTFKIRTTITDPAASFPPDLVDRDFDRGRLDAVWTSDITYLTCGEGDMYLCAIRDEHSRKVLGWTVAEHMRTEMVTDAVELAVATRGGSCAGTILHSDRGAQYTAGAMAAVCSRHGLRRSMGATGICWDNAGAESLWSTFKHEYYYRHTFTTKSELVAAVDKWMNRYNTRRRHSAIGMLSPDRYERSLHAADSSAA; this is encoded by the coding sequence ATGGCCGCGGAGTGCGCCGCCCCGCAGATCACCGGCGCTCGGACCGATATCACCCGCATGGCACGCCTGTTGAGCGTATCGACCTCGGGTTTCTATGCCTGGTGCCAACGCGCGGCGGCCACCGTCCTGACTGATCGGCAGCAACGCCGCGCTGATCTGACGGTGAAAATCCAAGTCGTTCACACCGATTCCGACGGCACCTATGGTGCGCCGCGCATCACCGCTGAGCTGCGTGAGCAGGGTGATCGGGTGTCGGAGAAGACGGTCGCGGCGATCATGGCCGAGATCGGATTGGCCGGGATCAGCCCGCGCACCTTCAAAATCCGCACCACCATCACCGATCCCGCCGCGTCGTTCCCGCCGGATCTGGTGGATCGCGACTTCGACCGGGGCCGCCTCGATGCGGTGTGGACCTCGGATATCACGTATCTGACCTGCGGTGAAGGCGACATGTACTTGTGCGCGATCCGCGATGAGCACTCCAGAAAGGTGCTCGGCTGGACAGTGGCCGAGCACATGCGCACCGAAATGGTCACCGACGCTGTCGAATTGGCTGTCGCCACTCGCGGCGGTTCGTGTGCGGGCACGATTCTTCACTCGGACAGGGGCGCCCAATACACGGCGGGCGCCATGGCCGCCGTTTGCTCGCGTCACGGGCTGCGCAGGTCGATGGGTGCGACCGGAATATGCTGGGACAACGCCGGCGCGGAGAGCCTGTGGTCGACGTTCAAGCACGAGTACTACTACCGGCACACTTTCACCACGAAGTCGGAACTCGTTGCTGCAGTTGACAAATGGATGAATCGGTACAACACTCGGCGACGCCATTCCGCGATCGGAATGCTCAGCCCCGACCGCTATGAGCGGTCACTCCACGCGGCCGATTCCTCGGCCGCATAG
- a CDS encoding DUF1361 domain-containing protein: protein MKPGELLLLYIVALNGYALLLIYLRAWLNRVPLYRPMVWNFFLSVLPLGILLVVLIAAGLTDAFVGRGIAIGVGAIGLLVWLLALPNSSYLITELNLNHRREDDPVPLWYDIVAVLSFAMSGVVNMIFGVLIVQIGFVAAVYGDADNAAIHSGLSRALPPLIILAVSVGIYLGRYLRLNSWDVRSPQRLWAKVRDHFDSPAALGGCALFCVTHTTFLWLMYGLIVGPLLDSLADQG from the coding sequence ATGAAGCCCGGGGAACTGTTGTTGCTCTACATCGTCGCGCTAAACGGCTACGCGTTATTGCTGATCTATTTGCGGGCGTGGCTGAATCGGGTGCCGTTGTATCGGCCGATGGTGTGGAACTTCTTTCTGTCGGTGCTGCCGCTGGGGATCCTGCTGGTGGTGCTGATCGCGGCCGGTCTGACCGATGCGTTCGTCGGACGGGGCATCGCGATCGGGGTCGGTGCCATTGGGTTGCTGGTATGGCTGCTGGCGCTGCCGAATTCGAGCTACCTGATCACGGAGTTGAACCTCAACCATCGGCGCGAGGACGATCCGGTGCCGCTGTGGTACGACATCGTGGCGGTGTTGTCGTTCGCCATGTCCGGTGTGGTGAACATGATCTTCGGGGTACTGATCGTGCAGATCGGATTCGTCGCCGCCGTCTATGGCGACGCTGACAACGCGGCCATCCACAGCGGCCTGTCGCGGGCCTTGCCGCCGCTGATCATCCTGGCCGTGTCGGTCGGCATCTACCTGGGCCGCTACCTGCGATTGAACAGCTGGGACGTGCGGTCGCCGCAGCGGCTGTGGGCCAAGGTGCGCGACCACTTCGATTCGCCTGCCGCACTGGGCGGTTGCGCGCTGTTCTGCGTGACGCACACCACGTTCCTGTGGCTGATGTACGGGTTGATCGTCGGCCCGCTGCTCGACTCGCTCGCGGATCAGGGGTGA
- a CDS encoding 2'-5' RNA ligase family protein: MQTSHDSEPPNDRARSGAFPASQPESFSSPESISRNDWDAFRAVDYMENHWSRGAWSADQETYFWYLTFSDEELAEKTEQIQTGLDIGGLDFVPLDGLHITVLKIGNRDGVTAEEIQAIADSAKKKFDELEPFQLEVGPLAGSRGAVRFSVSPWSELVELHRIARAATLEVLPDLEIADTAAFRPHLGIGYSNRHQPAEPLISKISKLRDSSPVRVYVDSVRIVRLRREEHAYRWDDVATIELGV; encoded by the coding sequence GTGCAGACCAGTCATGACTCCGAGCCGCCGAACGACCGGGCAAGATCAGGGGCGTTCCCTGCATCTCAGCCGGAATCGTTTTCAAGCCCCGAATCCATCTCCCGAAACGACTGGGACGCCTTCCGGGCCGTTGACTACATGGAGAACCATTGGTCGCGCGGCGCGTGGTCCGCTGACCAAGAAACCTATTTCTGGTATCTGACGTTTTCGGATGAAGAACTGGCAGAGAAGACAGAACAAATCCAGACCGGCCTGGACATCGGCGGCCTGGATTTCGTACCCCTTGATGGACTGCACATCACCGTGCTGAAGATTGGAAACCGCGATGGGGTCACCGCGGAGGAGATTCAGGCCATAGCGGACAGCGCCAAGAAGAAGTTCGACGAACTCGAACCGTTCCAGCTCGAAGTCGGACCTCTTGCTGGCTCACGTGGCGCAGTTCGCTTCTCAGTCTCCCCATGGTCCGAACTGGTCGAACTTCACCGTATTGCGCGAGCCGCCACGCTGGAAGTCCTCCCCGACCTTGAGATTGCAGATACCGCCGCCTTCCGCCCGCACCTCGGAATCGGGTACAGCAATCGGCACCAACCTGCCGAACCGCTGATATCAAAAATCTCGAAGCTCCGAGACAGCTCACCGGTCAGGGTTTACGTCGACAGTGTCAGGATCGTCCGGCTCCGCCGCGAGGAACACGCATACCGCTGGGACGACGTCGCGACGATCGAACTCGGGGTCTAG
- a CDS encoding DUF3052 domain-containing protein — protein MVAAADAQNYAQKLGITHGLVIQELGWDEDTDDGLRAAVEEAIGSEMLDEDTDEVVDVVLLWWRDGDGDLVDELLNVITPLSDEGIVWVLTPKTGQSGHVDPAEIAESATPAGLTQTSSISLGDWSGSRLVQPKTPSKQR, from the coding sequence GTGGTCGCCGCGGCGGACGCGCAGAACTACGCTCAGAAGCTTGGCATTACTCACGGACTGGTGATTCAGGAGCTGGGCTGGGACGAGGATACCGACGACGGCTTGCGAGCCGCCGTGGAAGAAGCCATCGGCTCGGAGATGCTCGATGAGGACACTGATGAGGTGGTCGATGTCGTGCTGCTCTGGTGGCGTGACGGAGACGGCGACCTTGTCGACGAGCTCCTCAACGTCATTACTCCGTTGTCGGATGAAGGCATTGTCTGGGTTTTGACACCCAAGACCGGCCAAAGCGGGCATGTTGATCCGGCGGAAATCGCCGAATCCGCAACCCCGGCCGGCTTGACCCAGACCTCGTCGATCAGCCTCGGTGACTGGTCCGGCTCCCGCCTGGTGCAACCCAAGACGCCCTCGAAGCAGCGCTAA
- a CDS encoding SDR family oxidoreductase: protein MRDTSVAITGGARGIGLATAKAFAAQGARVFLGDLDETAVQEAAAEIGGKGYRLDVRSRESFAAFLAAVDGPLDVLVNNAGIMPMGRFADEDDSVTDAILDINVKGVLTGTKLALPGMLERRYGHIVNIGSYLGEVPGAGLASYCASKHAVIGFSESLRDELHGTGVTVTAVLPSAVRTDLVAGVHLGGILPTVDPERIAAAVIASCAHRRTIVAVPGWMRTYELAAALLPDRLLAAVRGHLTRDRVLHHLDTAARSAYDARVRRDADTHS, encoded by the coding sequence TTGCGTGACACGTCAGTCGCGATCACCGGCGGAGCCCGCGGTATCGGCCTGGCCACCGCGAAAGCCTTTGCCGCCCAAGGGGCCCGAGTGTTCCTCGGCGACCTCGACGAAACCGCGGTGCAGGAGGCCGCGGCCGAGATCGGTGGCAAGGGTTACCGATTGGACGTGCGCTCGCGCGAATCGTTCGCCGCGTTCCTCGCCGCCGTCGACGGCCCGCTCGATGTGCTGGTCAACAATGCCGGGATCATGCCCATGGGCCGTTTCGCCGACGAGGACGATTCGGTCACCGACGCCATTCTCGACATCAACGTCAAGGGCGTGCTCACCGGCACCAAACTCGCCCTGCCCGGAATGCTCGAGCGCCGTTACGGCCATATCGTCAATATCGGTTCCTACCTCGGTGAAGTTCCCGGAGCCGGTCTGGCGTCCTACTGCGCGTCCAAACACGCGGTGATCGGCTTCAGCGAATCGCTGCGCGACGAACTACACGGCACCGGAGTCACCGTGACCGCCGTGCTGCCTTCGGCGGTGCGCACCGACCTGGTCGCCGGTGTGCACCTCGGCGGGATTCTGCCCACCGTCGACCCCGAGCGGATCGCCGCCGCGGTCATCGCCTCGTGTGCGCATCGACGCACGATCGTCGCGGTCCCGGGCTGGATGCGAACCTACGAGCTCGCCGCCGCACTGCTGCCCGATCGGCTACTGGCCGCGGTGCGCGGACACCTCACCCGCGACCGAGTACTGCACCACCTCGACACCGCCGCCCGCAGCGCCTACGACGCCCGCGTACGCCGCGACGCCGACACCCACTCCTGA
- a CDS encoding tyrosine-type recombinase/integrase, with protein MDEGTQKIDDHRINKHLVPKWGTVLLTDIAQPDIQDWVAELRKTLAPTTVEKCYRLLSASMKSALQAEVVTVNPCHDIELPKPGPTPERYLEDDEFNALRAPLDDFDQLVVDVLIGTGMRMGEVQGLHREHIDLKRKTISIEWAWDKAAKRMKSPKDYERRVIPIGEGLTKILAATIKRNGLGVPAPVRYVEDGRAIRSGLLLAHTDDRPFDQDNFRDRFLAATRVTWVGDGEDKRRLGKVRPHDLRHTYAGRLVRAGVPLQQVQKLLGHSSIRTTQRYATLSDSQWNQVRQVLG; from the coding sequence GTGGACGAAGGTACCCAGAAGATCGATGACCACCGAATCAACAAACATCTGGTGCCGAAGTGGGGCACAGTGCTGCTGACCGATATCGCCCAGCCGGACATCCAAGACTGGGTAGCAGAGCTGCGAAAGACGCTGGCGCCGACCACGGTTGAGAAGTGTTATCGCCTCCTCAGCGCGTCGATGAAATCAGCCCTCCAGGCAGAGGTCGTGACAGTCAACCCGTGCCATGACATCGAGTTACCCAAGCCTGGGCCGACTCCCGAGAGGTACCTCGAAGACGACGAGTTCAACGCTCTCCGTGCCCCTCTCGATGATTTCGATCAGCTCGTCGTGGATGTTCTCATCGGCACCGGCATGCGGATGGGGGAAGTACAGGGCTTACACCGGGAGCACATCGACCTCAAGCGCAAGACGATCAGCATCGAGTGGGCGTGGGACAAGGCCGCCAAGCGAATGAAGTCCCCGAAGGACTATGAGCGGCGTGTAATCCCCATCGGGGAGGGCCTGACCAAGATCCTCGCTGCCACAATCAAGAGAAACGGGCTCGGCGTACCGGCACCAGTGCGATACGTCGAGGACGGTCGAGCGATCCGCAGCGGCCTGCTTTTGGCACACACCGACGATCGCCCGTTCGACCAAGACAACTTTAGGGATCGGTTCCTGGCTGCCACGCGGGTTACGTGGGTCGGCGACGGCGAGGACAAACGTCGACTCGGCAAGGTCCGCCCCCACGATCTCCGGCACACCTATGCCGGCCGCCTCGTGCGAGCTGGTGTGCCACTGCAACAGGTGCAGAAGCTTCTGGGGCATTCGTCGATTCGAACCACCCAGCGCTATGCAACCTTGAGTGACAGCCAGTGGAATCAAGTTCGCCAAGTACTCGGCTAG
- a CDS encoding phosphatase PAP2 family protein has translation MNQVSDAGLSRRWPVLAGLGVSIAVVVYLLAVRTADGQALENAALRGADQASDRDTAQASANLDRITVYSLAVAVLLIALVAVLRRRIDLLLAGVGVIVAGQVVVQTLKRYVLPRPELVETTGYFTQNSLPSGYTTIAMTVLFVTVLVVPYRWRGLALLVVVSWAVSVGQYTLTAKWHRLSDTLAAEAISLTLACLASWWLVRRGAVRRVTGRARVIPVLVTVLLSASALLGLAIGVVLWAVPLRAEGVRGATHDDEWNIYLGATSFASAGSILAALAFLAAWHRLDTSRPTARTEARTDVLSLQSRQR, from the coding sequence ATGAATCAGGTGAGCGACGCGGGCCTGTCGCGCCGGTGGCCGGTGCTGGCCGGGCTCGGAGTGTCGATCGCGGTGGTGGTGTATCTGCTGGCCGTGCGCACCGCCGACGGTCAGGCGCTGGAGAACGCCGCGCTACGCGGTGCCGATCAGGCATCGGACCGGGATACGGCGCAGGCGTCGGCGAATCTGGACCGGATCACGGTGTATTCGCTGGCTGTCGCGGTGCTGTTGATTGCGCTGGTCGCGGTGCTGCGCAGGCGAATCGATCTGCTGCTGGCCGGTGTCGGGGTGATCGTGGCCGGGCAGGTGGTGGTGCAGACGCTGAAACGGTATGTGCTGCCTCGCCCCGAATTAGTGGAAACCACAGGGTATTTCACGCAGAACAGTCTGCCGAGTGGGTACACCACCATAGCGATGACGGTGTTGTTCGTGACGGTATTGGTGGTGCCCTACCGCTGGCGTGGGCTGGCGCTGCTGGTGGTGGTGTCGTGGGCGGTGAGCGTCGGCCAGTACACGCTCACGGCGAAATGGCATCGGCTCAGCGATACCCTTGCCGCGGAAGCGATCTCGCTGACACTGGCCTGCCTGGCCTCGTGGTGGCTGGTGCGGCGCGGCGCGGTACGTCGGGTCACCGGTCGCGCCCGCGTGATCCCAGTGCTCGTGACCGTTCTCCTGTCGGCCTCCGCGCTGCTCGGCCTCGCGATCGGGGTGGTGTTGTGGGCGGTTCCGTTGCGTGCGGAGGGGGTTCGCGGCGCCACCCACGATGACGAATGGAACATCTACCTCGGCGCGACATCCTTCGCCTCGGCGGGATCGATCCTGGCCGCCTTGGCATTTCTGGCCGCGTGGCACCGCCTTGACACCAGCCGCCCGACCGCACGGACAGAAGCCCGAACAGACGTGCTGTCGCTGCAATCGCGACAGAGGTAA
- a CDS encoding transposase — protein sequence MPPRKRRSFTTEYKVEAAHRVIDTGRTIAEVARELGVGEPVLGGWVKDERRRLAAAEVHGEAPLSPAERAELLALRRRVSEQDKDIAFLKKASAYFAAMQQNRPGSS from the coding sequence ATGCCTCCTCGCAAGCGTCGGTCGTTCACGACCGAGTACAAAGTCGAGGCCGCGCACCGGGTAATCGACACCGGGCGCACGATCGCCGAAGTCGCCCGCGAGCTCGGAGTGGGTGAGCCAGTGCTGGGCGGCTGGGTCAAAGACGAACGCCGCCGCCTGGCGGCCGCCGAGGTCCATGGCGAGGCGCCGTTGAGCCCTGCTGAGCGAGCCGAGTTGCTCGCTTTGCGCAGGCGAGTCTCGGAGCAGGACAAGGACATTGCGTTCCTGAAAAAAGCTTCGGCGTACTTCGCGGCGATGCAGCAGAACCGGCCCGGTTCGAGCTGA
- a CDS encoding alpha/beta fold hydrolase, which produces MTLRRNLLRLLCTALTALPATSMLAATTSADPGAGIPGFYQQPEPLPVGNPGEVIRSEPVSLTLSVPTFSGPMPGTATRIMFHTTDTHTQPAIATGLILHPRNPWKGPGPQPLVAYLSGTHGQGAQCAPSLQIPGFIQYTPPLDVMAEYELPFLYALLLGGYQVVVPDYQGLGTAGTTAYLNPIAEAHVAIDAVRAAQQLGDPATATGPVLFNGYSQGGQAAGAVAEQLAAYAPELNVKGVVLGAPPVDLRPLLDHLEGGLLIGVSGYILNGLEANYPEAAQQLSTLINPAGRTMMNAVANQCSAETALRYGLHRSSEWTTSGLPLSRVLDDNPVTAGILDDLRLGQHAPSVPILLIIGDNDDIVPAAPARQLAQDWRQRGATVQLVQTNLPTILPGSIIGHGLNLLTTFFTTTLDWMHDRLIES; this is translated from the coding sequence ATGACGCTGCGACGCAACCTTCTCCGGCTACTCTGCACAGCGCTGACCGCTCTGCCCGCCACCAGCATGCTGGCCGCGACCACGAGCGCTGATCCGGGCGCGGGCATCCCCGGCTTCTACCAGCAACCCGAACCTCTACCCGTCGGGAATCCCGGCGAGGTAATCCGCAGCGAGCCAGTATCGCTGACGTTGTCCGTGCCGACCTTCAGTGGTCCGATGCCCGGCACCGCCACACGAATCATGTTCCACACCACCGACACCCACACCCAACCGGCGATCGCGACCGGGCTGATCCTGCATCCGCGCAACCCCTGGAAAGGGCCCGGCCCGCAACCGCTGGTGGCCTACCTCAGCGGTACCCACGGGCAAGGTGCGCAATGTGCCCCCTCGCTGCAGATTCCCGGATTTATCCAGTACACCCCGCCGCTGGATGTGATGGCCGAGTACGAATTACCGTTCCTGTACGCGCTGCTGCTCGGGGGATATCAGGTCGTCGTTCCCGACTACCAAGGACTCGGCACCGCCGGAACCACCGCCTACCTCAACCCGATCGCCGAGGCGCACGTGGCCATCGACGCGGTCCGCGCCGCACAACAACTCGGCGATCCGGCAACAGCCACTGGCCCTGTGCTGTTCAATGGTTACTCCCAAGGCGGCCAGGCCGCGGGCGCGGTTGCCGAGCAGCTGGCTGCCTACGCACCGGAGCTCAATGTCAAAGGTGTCGTCCTCGGCGCACCCCCGGTCGATCTTCGTCCCCTGCTGGATCACCTCGAGGGCGGACTACTCATCGGTGTCTCCGGATACATCCTCAACGGACTCGAAGCCAACTATCCCGAAGCCGCACAACAACTATCGACACTGATCAACCCGGCCGGACGCACCATGATGAACGCCGTCGCCAATCAATGCTCCGCCGAAACCGCCCTGCGCTACGGCCTGCACCGCAGCAGCGAATGGACCACCAGCGGCCTTCCGCTGTCCCGAGTCCTCGACGACAACCCCGTCACCGCCGGCATTCTCGACGATCTCAGACTCGGACAACACGCCCCGTCCGTCCCCATCCTGCTGATCATCGGTGACAACGACGACATCGTCCCCGCCGCCCCCGCCCGTCAGCTGGCCCAGGACTGGCGACAGCGCGGCGCCACCGTACAACTCGTCCAAACCAACCTCCCGACAATCCTTCCCGGCAGCATCATCGGCCACGGCCTCAACCTGCTCACCACCTTCTTCACCACCACCCTCGACTGGATGCACGACCGTCTCATCGAGTCCTGA
- a CDS encoding peroxiredoxin: protein MPLEVGTVAPDFTLKDQNNQDVSLSSYRGEKNVLVVFYPLAFTGICQGELCKVRDELPKFQNDNAEILAISVGPPPTHKIWAAEQGYTFPLLSDFWPHGEVATSYGVFNEKSGYPNRGTFVIDKDGIIRFSEMNGPGEARDQQAWEKALAALDS, encoded by the coding sequence ATGCCACTAGAGGTCGGCACGGTCGCACCGGACTTCACACTGAAGGACCAGAACAATCAGGACGTCTCCCTCTCCAGCTACCGCGGTGAGAAGAACGTCCTGGTTGTCTTCTACCCCTTGGCCTTCACCGGCATCTGCCAGGGTGAGCTCTGCAAGGTCCGCGATGAACTTCCCAAGTTCCAGAACGACAACGCAGAGATCCTCGCCATCTCGGTAGGTCCCCCGCCCACCCACAAGATCTGGGCGGCCGAACAGGGCTACACCTTCCCCCTGCTCTCCGATTTCTGGCCGCACGGCGAGGTAGCCACCTCGTACGGCGTCTTCAACGAAAAATCCGGCTACCCCAACCGCGGCACCTTCGTCATCGACAAGGACGGAATCATCCGTTTCTCCGAAATGAACGGCCCCGGAGAAGCCCGTGACCAGCAGGCTTGGGAGAAAGCCTTGGCCGCGCTAGATTCATAA
- a CDS encoding HAD domain-containing protein, with the protein MDTPHRTLLFLDVDGPLIPFGAAPADHQKPSTADKSPHSTNPLLTRVDPTLGPLLSDLPCEMVWATTWLHEANHVVCPLLGLPALAVVEWPDRTDHHVDEWFGLHWKTRTLVEWSAGRPFIWVDDEISDNDQQWVSRHHPEPALLFRVDPRIGLQHSDFATLTEWLATAAPSR; encoded by the coding sequence ATGGACACACCGCACCGCACGCTGCTCTTCCTCGACGTCGACGGCCCGCTCATCCCTTTCGGCGCCGCGCCCGCAGACCACCAAAAGCCATCGACCGCCGACAAATCCCCGCACAGCACGAACCCACTTCTGACCCGGGTCGACCCGACACTGGGGCCACTGCTTTCGGACCTGCCCTGCGAGATGGTGTGGGCGACCACCTGGCTGCACGAAGCGAACCACGTCGTGTGCCCATTGCTGGGTCTACCAGCGCTGGCGGTCGTGGAATGGCCGGACCGGACCGATCATCATGTCGACGAATGGTTCGGGTTACATTGGAAGACACGGACGTTGGTCGAGTGGTCGGCTGGCCGGCCATTCATCTGGGTCGACGACGAGATCAGCGACAACGATCAGCAGTGGGTATCTCGCCACCACCCCGAACCTGCGCTCCTGTTCCGCGTGGACCCACGAATCGGACTGCAGCACAGTGACTTCGCCACACTGACCGAGTGGCTCGCCACAGCCGCGCCCTCGCGGTAA
- a CDS encoding single-stranded DNA-binding protein, with amino-acid sequence MSGETTLTVVGNLTDNPDLRQITGGQLVVNFTVASTPRVFDRQSNQWKDGPALFLRCTMWRDAAENVAESLTKGSRVIVSGKLSQRTYEDRNGVKRTVVELVADEIGVSLKYAVAKPIKRSALAGNRNGGGGQPSKAGPSGGAGDDPYTDLPQDSGEVA; translated from the coding sequence ATGTCCGGTGAAACCACCCTGACCGTCGTCGGTAACCTGACCGACAATCCCGACCTGCGCCAGATCACTGGCGGGCAACTGGTCGTGAACTTCACGGTCGCCTCCACCCCACGGGTATTCGACCGCCAGTCGAACCAGTGGAAAGACGGGCCCGCACTGTTCCTGCGGTGCACGATGTGGCGCGATGCCGCGGAAAACGTCGCCGAATCCCTCACCAAGGGATCCCGGGTGATCGTTTCCGGGAAGCTGAGCCAGCGCACCTACGAGGACCGTAACGGTGTCAAGCGCACAGTCGTCGAGCTGGTCGCCGACGAGATCGGGGTGTCGCTGAAATACGCGGTCGCCAAGCCCATCAAGCGGTCCGCCCTCGCGGGCAACCGCAACGGTGGCGGCGGCCAGCCGAGTAAGGCGGGACCGAGCGGCGGGGCCGGTGACGACCCGTACACAGACCTGCCGCAGGACTCGGGAGAGGTGGCGTGA
- a CDS encoding TetR/AcrR family transcriptional regulator, whose amino-acid sequence MVQPLSRVERRKQDTRRDILDAAFECFAERGYHPTSITHIAKRVGIAQGTFYLYFQSKRDIIEQVIDDLVERLTSTLAALPPDAPGTLGDYRQQADHIAESLTGVFADDPRAARLLLLQAAAVDDEMAERVLTIYDLAAGIQATYLQHGVDAGYFRADLDVESAARAVNGMLFAAVMYQLRNPSPQAFESLTRTIRDIIIHGLTGATQP is encoded by the coding sequence ATGGTCCAGCCCCTGTCTCGCGTGGAGCGCCGAAAGCAGGACACCCGTCGCGACATCCTCGACGCGGCATTCGAGTGCTTCGCCGAACGTGGCTATCACCCCACCTCCATCACACATATCGCCAAACGCGTCGGCATCGCGCAGGGCACCTTCTACCTGTACTTCCAGAGCAAACGCGACATCATCGAGCAGGTCATCGACGACCTCGTCGAGCGCCTCACGTCCACCTTGGCAGCACTACCGCCCGATGCGCCCGGAACGCTCGGCGACTACCGACAACAGGCGGACCACATCGCGGAATCCCTGACCGGAGTGTTCGCCGATGACCCGCGCGCTGCGCGCCTGCTGCTATTGCAGGCCGCCGCCGTGGATGACGAGATGGCCGAGCGGGTGCTGACCATCTACGACCTCGCCGCGGGGATCCAAGCCACCTACCTCCAGCACGGCGTCGACGCCGGCTACTTCCGTGCCGACCTCGACGTCGAGAGCGCCGCACGCGCGGTCAACGGCATGCTCTTCGCCGCCGTGATGTACCAGCTCCGCAATCCGAGCCCGCAAGCCTTCGAAAGCCTCACCCGAACGATCCGAGACATCATCATCCACGGACTCACAGGCGCAACTCAGCCCTGA